In the genome of Marispirochaeta sp., one region contains:
- the mmsB gene encoding multiple monosaccharide ABC transporter permease, whose protein sequence is MNEGAAEIATNHSIFEQLKMVFRRNMRQYAILMALIAIVIIFQIATNGILLKPINVYRLIGQNSYILIMAIGMTLCILTGGNIDLSVGSIVAFVSACSALFSVMWGLPAGLSIVLGLFVGLLAGVWNGFWIAHIKIPSFIATLAGMLLFRGLNNLILNGETIPLPDLYITVASGSIPDFFASAGVQVPNFVTGSGVLHVTTIVIVLVASLILILFMLLDRKNKLAHGFMLGSSTAFIVKVVSLFLIINVFGLWLAAANGFPYVLFLLVTLIIIYSFIATKTVAGRHVYAVGGNEKAAALSGVDIKKVMFWVYANMGFLAGIAGIVFAGRLNAASPLAGKDFELDVIAACFIGGASMKGGEGTIIGAIIGGLIMGILNNGMSILGFNIFIQSVIKGLVLLIAVSFDVYSKSKTSTRASK, encoded by the coding sequence ATGAATGAAGGGGCAGCAGAGATCGCCACAAATCACAGCATCTTTGAACAATTAAAGATGGTGTTCAGACGCAATATGCGTCAGTATGCAATCCTGATGGCATTGATTGCAATTGTTATAATCTTTCAGATCGCGACCAACGGTATTCTGTTAAAACCGATTAATGTATATCGGCTGATCGGACAGAACAGCTACATACTTATTATGGCCATCGGCATGACGCTGTGTATCCTAACCGGAGGCAATATAGACCTGTCGGTTGGCTCGATTGTAGCTTTTGTCAGTGCCTGTTCAGCGCTTTTCAGCGTAATGTGGGGGCTGCCTGCAGGGTTATCAATTGTTTTGGGGTTGTTTGTTGGTTTGCTTGCAGGTGTATGGAATGGGTTCTGGATCGCCCATATTAAGATACCCTCTTTTATCGCTACCCTCGCGGGTATGCTGCTGTTCAGAGGCTTGAACAACCTGATCCTTAATGGAGAGACAATTCCTCTGCCCGATCTGTATATAACCGTTGCTTCCGGTTCTATTCCGGACTTTTTCGCGTCAGCTGGAGTCCAGGTTCCGAATTTTGTAACCGGTTCCGGAGTGCTGCATGTAACCACAATCGTGATTGTATTAGTAGCATCCTTGATACTGATACTTTTTATGTTGCTGGACAGAAAGAATAAACTAGCCCACGGCTTTATGTTGGGATCCTCTACTGCGTTTATCGTAAAAGTAGTCAGTCTTTTCCTTATTATCAATGTATTCGGTCTCTGGCTTGCTGCAGCCAACGGTTTCCCCTATGTCCTTTTTTTGCTGGTTACATTGATTATTATATATTCCTTCATTGCAACAAAAACCGTTGCCGGACGCCATGTATACGCTGTTGGCGGAAATGAAAAGGCCGCCGCCTTATCAGGTGTCGATATAAAGAAGGTAATGTTCTGGGTATACGCCAATATGGGCTTTCTGGCGGGTATTGCCGGGATAGTTTTTGCCGGCAGACTGAATGCCGCATCTCCCCTTGCCGGAAAAGATTTCGAACTTGATGTAATCGCGGCCTGTTTTATCGGTGGAGCTTCCATGAAAGGAGGAGAAGGAACCATAATCGGTGCCATTATCGGCGGACTTATCATGGGAATCCTTAACAATGGTATGTCCATTCTCGGGTTCAATATATTTATCCAATCAGTAATCAAGGGTTTGGTATTGCTTATCGCAGTTTCCTTTGACGTGTATTCGAAGTCAAAGACTTCGACAAGGGCTTCCAAATAA